The Cellulomonas fulva genome includes a window with the following:
- a CDS encoding glycosyl hydrolase family 95 catalytic domain-containing protein encodes MPSGDTLRFATPAHHWDEAFPLGNGRLGAMVHGGLRGARVQVNDATAWSGDPGGPARALGTLRARGAGPALLADLRAAVADGRDDEARRLAQRFQGPYAQAYQPFVDLVVDVSSCDEPDEPDEPATEADPWRRYAGRRLDLRDGVAHEAARLGGADLEITWFTSALDGCLHGRWRVAAGRFGLEARLRGAQPGGPSALVLGEPAGRAGAQVRLELPADVAPGHEPGRPARTSSGPAPTLVGYATVLVATDGRASGTPGHVSVTGASWVELVLATATTSRWPEPGPLGHAAEAERECRARAQAALPTSPDAGDLALRRHVEDHRALADATRLELGPPVDLLLPDALERATLGERSQAAFAFGRYLLMAASRPGAPPVNLQGVWNDEPQPPWSSAYTLNINLQMAYWPAEPTGLGACVAPLVDLVRVLAREGEAVARELYGCVGWVAHHNSDVWGWALPVGGGHGDPAWASWWMGGAWLCRHLWDRYEYTLDEEVLRDVWPLLRGAAAFVLDWLVEVDGVLVPSPSSSPENMRVRDGREAALCAGSTVDVALARDLLSHCLEAVDVLGVDEPLAPRWLDAVSRLPRPQVGADGLLREWPDGAPAVDPHHRHLSHLVGLYPLDELVDDPWDLTEAARASLDSRGPGSTGWSMAWKAALRARLGDGSAVGEALAEALTAAGPEGGPWAGGLLPNLFSTHPPFQVDGNLGLVAAMAEALLCSSRTRLHVLPALPPGWPDGEIRGLRARGRLGVDLRWASGRLVELVLRPGADGEREVVADGVHRRVLLRAGTVVRLGAGLVDRAA; translated from the coding sequence TCAACGACGCGACGGCGTGGTCGGGGGACCCCGGCGGCCCGGCCCGCGCGCTCGGCACGCTGCGGGCGCGCGGCGCCGGGCCGGCGCTGCTCGCGGACCTGCGTGCGGCGGTCGCGGACGGCCGGGACGACGAGGCGCGACGGCTGGCTCAGCGGTTCCAGGGGCCGTACGCGCAGGCGTACCAGCCGTTCGTCGACCTCGTCGTGGACGTGTCGTCGTGCGACGAGCCCGACGAGCCCGACGAGCCAGCCACGGAGGCGGACCCGTGGCGCCGGTACGCCGGTCGCCGCCTCGACCTGCGTGACGGCGTGGCGCACGAGGCGGCGCGTCTGGGCGGTGCGGACCTCGAGATCACCTGGTTCACCAGCGCGCTCGACGGGTGCCTGCACGGCCGGTGGCGTGTGGCGGCGGGGAGGTTCGGGCTGGAGGCCCGCCTGCGCGGTGCGCAGCCGGGCGGCCCGAGTGCGCTCGTCCTGGGGGAGCCCGCGGGCCGGGCGGGCGCGCAGGTCCGGCTGGAGCTGCCGGCGGACGTCGCTCCCGGCCACGAGCCGGGGCGGCCCGCGCGCACGTCGTCGGGCCCCGCCCCCACCCTCGTGGGCTACGCGACCGTGCTCGTGGCCACGGACGGACGGGCGAGCGGCACGCCGGGGCACGTGAGCGTCACGGGAGCGTCCTGGGTCGAGCTCGTGCTCGCGACGGCGACGACGTCCCGCTGGCCGGAGCCCGGTCCGCTCGGGCACGCCGCGGAGGCGGAGCGGGAGTGCCGGGCGCGCGCCCAGGCGGCCCTGCCGACCTCTCCCGACGCGGGCGACCTGGCGCTGCGGCGGCACGTCGAGGACCACCGGGCGCTCGCCGACGCGACGCGGCTCGAGCTCGGGCCGCCCGTGGACCTGCTGCTCCCGGACGCCCTGGAGCGCGCGACCCTGGGCGAGCGGTCCCAGGCGGCGTTCGCGTTCGGGCGCTACCTGCTGATGGCGGCGTCCCGGCCGGGCGCCCCGCCCGTGAACCTCCAAGGCGTCTGGAACGACGAGCCGCAGCCACCCTGGTCGAGCGCGTACACGCTCAACATCAACCTGCAGATGGCCTACTGGCCGGCGGAGCCCACGGGGCTCGGCGCCTGCGTCGCCCCGCTGGTCGACCTGGTGCGGGTGCTCGCCCGCGAGGGCGAGGCGGTCGCGCGCGAGCTGTACGGGTGCGTCGGGTGGGTCGCGCACCACAACAGCGACGTCTGGGGCTGGGCGCTCCCGGTGGGCGGCGGGCACGGCGACCCGGCGTGGGCGTCGTGGTGGATGGGCGGGGCGTGGCTGTGCCGCCACCTGTGGGACCGCTACGAGTACACGCTCGACGAGGAGGTGCTGCGGGACGTCTGGCCGCTCCTGCGCGGCGCGGCGGCCTTCGTGCTGGACTGGCTGGTCGAGGTGGACGGCGTGCTGGTGCCGAGCCCGTCGTCGTCCCCGGAGAACATGCGGGTGCGCGACGGCCGGGAGGCGGCCCTGTGCGCGGGCTCGACCGTGGACGTGGCCCTCGCCCGTGACCTGCTGAGCCACTGCCTCGAGGCGGTGGACGTGCTCGGCGTCGACGAGCCGCTCGCGCCCCGCTGGCTGGACGCGGTGTCGCGGCTGCCGCGCCCGCAGGTGGGCGCGGACGGCCTGCTGCGCGAGTGGCCGGACGGCGCGCCCGCCGTCGACCCGCACCACCGGCACCTGTCGCACCTGGTCGGGCTGTACCCGCTCGACGAGCTGGTCGACGACCCCTGGGACCTCACCGAGGCCGCGCGCGCGAGCCTGGACAGCCGCGGCCCTGGCTCGACCGGCTGGTCGATGGCCTGGAAGGCCGCGCTGCGGGCGCGCCTCGGTGACGGGAGCGCGGTCGGCGAGGCGCTCGCCGAGGCGCTGACGGCGGCGGGTCCGGAGGGCGGCCCGTGGGCGGGCGGCCTGCTGCCGAACCTCTTCTCGACGCACCCGCCGTTCCAGGTGGACGGCAACCTGGGCCTCGTCGCCGCCATGGCGGAGGCGCTGCTCTGCTCGAGCCGCACGCGCCTGCACGTGCTGCCGGCGCTGCCCCCGGGTTGGCCCGACGGCGAGATCCGCGGGCTGCGCGCCCGCGGTCGGCTCGGGGTCGACCTGCGGTGGGCGTCCGGCCGGCTCGTCGAGCTCGTGCTGCGGCCCGGTGCGGACGGCGAGCGCGAGGTCGTCGCGGACGGCGTGCACCGCCGCGTGCTGCTGCGTGCGGGGACGGTCGTCCGGCTGGGGGCGGGGCTGGTGGACCGTGCAGCCTGA